In Aspergillus luchuensis IFO 4308 DNA, chromosome 1, nearly complete sequence, the following are encoded in one genomic region:
- the rpn8 gene encoding proteasome regulatory particle lid subunit RPN8 (BUSCO:EOG09263KRO;~COG:O;~EggNog:ENOG410PHXE;~InterPro:IPR024969,IPR037518,IPR033858,IPR000555;~MEROPS:MER0030134;~PFAM:PF13012,PF01398;~go_component: GO:0005838 - proteasome regulatory particle [Evidence IEA];~go_function: GO:0005515 - protein binding [Evidence IEA];~go_function: GO:0008237 - metallopeptidase activity [Evidence IEA];~go_function: GO:0070122 - isopeptidase activity [Evidence IEA]) → MPATTADALSLVQRTVTVAPLVLLSVADHYGRSAKGTRKRVVGVLLGENSGQNVRVSNSFAVPFEEDEKDPSVWFLDHNFVESMRDMFKKINAREKLVGWYHSGPKLRASDLEINELFKRYTPNPLLVIVDVQPKEVGVPTDAYFAVDEIKDDGTTTSKTFVHTPSIIEAEEAEEIGVEHLLRDIRDVAVGTLSTRITSQLQSLQGLHLRLRDIGQYLQKVLDHELPVNHAILGNLQDVFNLLPNLTTPAATPRISGAPEQPSENSELARAMSIKTNDQLMAIYLSSLIRAITAFHDLIENKIQNRQQQEENELKREQEANAAKTEKEAAKKANSTANGEQKEGQDKEKAKKSQKE, encoded by the exons ATGCCTGCCACCACGGCGGACGCCCTCTCCCTCGTTCAGCGCACCGTCACGGTCGCTCCTCTAGTCCTTCTCTCCGTCGCAGATCACTACGGCCGCTCGGCCAAGGGTACCCGGAAACGTGTGGTTGGTGTGCTGCTGGGTGAGAACTCGGGTCAGAATGTCCGGGTATCGAACAGCTTTGCGG TGCCcttcgaggaagatgagaaggatccCTCTGTTTGGTTCCTAGATCACAACTTTGTCGAGTCGATGAGGGACATGTTCAAGAAGATCAATGCTCGTGAGAAGCTGGTTGGGTGGTATCACTCGGGCCCGAAGCTGCGGGCCTCGGATTTGGAAATCAACGAACTCTTCAAGCGCTACACACCGAACCCTCTGCTGGTGATTGTGGATGTCCAACCGAAGGAGGTTGGCGTTCCTACGGATGCTTACTTTGCCGTGGATGAGATCAAGGAT GATGGCACCACAACATCAAAGACCTTCGTCCACACCCCGTCTATAATCGAAGccgaggaagcagaggaaatTGGAGTGGAGCACCTTCTCCGGGATATCAGGGATGTCGCTGTCGGAACCCTCTCTACCCGCATAACGTCGCAGCTTCAGTCGCTGCAGGGCCTGCACCTGCGTTTGCGCGACATCGGCCAATACCTGCAGAAGGTTCTTGATCACGAACTCCCCGTCAACCACGCCATTCTGGGCAATCTCCAGGACGtcttcaacctcctccccaaccttACCACACCAGCCGCCACGCCGCGCATCAGTGGCGCCCCCGAACAGCCGTCGGAGAACAGCGAACTCGCACGGGCCATGAGCATCAAGACCAACGATCAATTAATGGCGATCTACTTGAGTAGCTTGATCCGCGCCATCACCGCATTCCACGACTTGATCGAGAACAAGATCCAGAACCggcagcaacaagaagagaatgagcTGAAGAGGGAGCAAGAGGCCAACGCGGCCAAGACTGAGAAGGAGGCcgcgaagaaggccaacaGCACCGCCAATGGAGAGCAGAAGGAGGGTcaagacaaggagaaggccaagaagagcCAGAAGGAGTAG